The following proteins come from a genomic window of Trueperaceae bacterium:
- the pheA gene encoding prephenate dehydratase, with translation MSTTPRIAFQGVRGAFSEQAALEWAPGADAVGFDTFEGAFDATVRGDADHAVLPVENSLAGSINATYDLLTDSVLHVVGERIVRVHHNLLVRPGTRFEDVERVYSHPQALAQCQGYLRRHHFEAVTDFDTAGAAKLLSENGDASGRARAAIASRAAADAYGLEVLDAHVEDLPYNFTRFFVLGADEAPRGEGPHKTSLVLATKHRPGDLVACLEEFPKHDVNMTKLESRPRRDKPWSYLFYVDVEGHVGDANVAAALTGLMRKAAFVKYLGSYPAAELVEVE, from the coding sequence ATGAGCACGACCCCCCGCATCGCCTTCCAGGGCGTCCGTGGCGCCTTCAGCGAACAGGCCGCCCTCGAGTGGGCCCCCGGCGCGGACGCCGTCGGGTTCGACACCTTCGAGGGCGCCTTCGACGCCACCGTGCGGGGCGACGCCGACCACGCGGTGTTGCCGGTCGAGAACAGCCTCGCCGGCTCGATCAACGCGACGTACGACCTGTTGACCGACTCGGTCCTGCACGTCGTCGGGGAACGGATCGTGCGGGTGCACCACAACCTCCTCGTCCGGCCCGGCACGCGCTTCGAGGACGTCGAGCGGGTGTACAGCCACCCGCAGGCCCTCGCGCAGTGCCAGGGGTACCTCCGCCGGCACCACTTCGAAGCGGTCACCGATTTCGACACCGCCGGCGCCGCGAAGCTGTTGTCGGAGAACGGCGACGCGTCGGGCCGCGCGCGCGCCGCGATCGCCAGTCGGGCCGCCGCGGACGCCTACGGCCTCGAGGTCCTCGACGCGCACGTCGAGGACCTGCCCTACAACTTCACGCGCTTCTTCGTGCTCGGTGCGGACGAAGCGCCGCGCGGCGAGGGGCCGCACAAGACCAGTCTGGTGCTCGCCACCAAGCACCGTCCGGGCGACCTCGTCGCGTGCCTCGAGGAGTTCCCGAAGCACGACGTGAACATGACGAAACTGGAGTCGCGTCCGCGGCGCGACAAGCCGTGGAGCTACCTGTTCTACGTCGACGTCGAGGGGCACGTCGGCGACGCGAACGTCGCGGCGGCCCTGACAGGGTTGATGCGCAAGGCGGCGTTCGTCAAGTACCTGGGCTCCTACCCCGCCGCCGAGCTCGTCGAGGTCGAATGA
- a CDS encoding ABC transporter permease: MNAALATLKLAWRSLFRQRLRTALLIAVVAYATLSILFFWGFTDGFLNAIFQGQARLVAAPVAITTEAYHADPDPEHALANVAALHTAATAVPGVRAATPRMDVPALLRSPYARRGATLRGVDPTGEAQVSDLPGALRDGRMLERPGELVLGIELADALDVRLGERVAVDVAAVGGPTATGLRLVGLVDTGIEAVDAGTALAHLDDARAL, encoded by the coding sequence GTGAACGCCGCCCTTGCGACGCTCAAGCTCGCGTGGCGGTCGCTGTTCCGCCAGCGACTCCGGACCGCCCTCCTGATCGCCGTCGTGGCCTACGCCACGCTGTCGATCCTGTTCTTCTGGGGATTCACCGACGGGTTCCTGAACGCCATCTTCCAAGGTCAGGCGCGACTCGTCGCCGCCCCCGTCGCCATCACGACGGAGGCGTACCACGCCGACCCCGACCCGGAGCACGCCCTCGCGAACGTCGCGGCCCTCCACACCGCCGCGACGGCGGTGCCCGGCGTGCGCGCCGCCACCCCGCGGATGGACGTCCCCGCCCTCCTCCGGAGTCCCTACGCCCGGCGCGGCGCGACGCTGCGCGGCGTCGATCCGACGGGCGAAGCGCAGGTCAGCGACCTCCCGGGCGCCCTTCGCGACGGCCGCATGCTCGAGCGCCCCGGCGAACTCGTGCTGGGCATCGAGCTGGCGGATGCGCTCGACGTCCGCCTCGGCGAACGCGTCGCGGTGGACGTCGCCGCCGTCGGCGGGCCCACCGCGACCGGCCTCCGCCTCGTCGGTCTCGTCGACACCGGCATCGAAGCGGTCGACGCCGGCACCGCTCTCGCGCACCTCGACGACGCCCGCGCCCTC
- the rnr gene encoding ribonuclease R, whose translation MSEASTSDLLQFFRDHPERPWHVQDVQKSLGVEDRADLKRQLDDLVGDGTLVRTRRRTYGLPQEMNLIPGRLQVAAGGYGFVIRDSGEGKDVFVPADKLADAWDGDRVLVRPSGKKADEEKPAGEIVRITERANTRLVGTLEYARGYAILRPDSPRLKERILLTPDSVGRLDAGMRIVVRLIWPEESGERDPFGEVVEVLGEQDDPEVETRAVIVNYDLKDAYDEATLAEAAAVPDVVTGDMMEGRTDLRSVPTFTIDGADAKDFDDALSVERLPDTKGGKAGNRGLVRVGVHIADVSYYVAEGTSLDREAMERATTAYLPGKVLPMLPEELSNGICSLVEGEPRLALSVLVDLTRDGEVKAVKFKETVIESDARLTYDQVQAFADGDRLPQGKRKLERDVKVLLSLSSKLREARLGAGALDFDFTEAKVDVGDDGEMELRPIRSNAARNLVEELMLLANRMVATELEKKDVPALYRVHEDPSEAKIDALQKALARLGYELDVQAATPKDLQAILKAAAGKPESQLVNTLLLRSLKQARYAAENLGHFGLAFENYLHFTSPIRRYPDLVVHRAVRALLQHRLSPTLKERMKSDFPDLATHTSERERQAEKAERDLAKYYHARWAREHLGESFSATINGVTGFGLFVSLPNGVEGLLHVSHLGDDYYVFLEDSLTLLGKSSKKKYRMGDRIDVTIYQANPTARQIDLIPKGADMPEASSDEVVKRSKAPKTVKTPIGGAEDAPNLARDEGRPAAKAKNGKAGAASAGGARKKGTKAAGASKASDAGKTQDVDATKAAATGRTKGAAKGAPRDEAAAAPAAAARPKRRRRLVFGRKDVWGS comes from the coding sequence GTGAGCGAAGCCAGCACGTCCGACCTTCTGCAGTTTTTCCGCGACCATCCCGAGCGCCCCTGGCACGTCCAAGACGTCCAGAAATCGCTGGGGGTGGAGGACCGGGCGGACCTGAAACGCCAGCTCGACGACCTCGTCGGCGACGGGACCCTCGTCCGCACGCGACGCCGAACCTACGGCCTGCCCCAGGAGATGAACCTGATTCCGGGCCGCCTGCAGGTCGCCGCCGGCGGGTACGGGTTCGTGATTCGCGATTCCGGGGAGGGCAAAGACGTGTTCGTCCCGGCCGACAAGCTGGCGGACGCCTGGGACGGCGACCGGGTCCTGGTGCGCCCCAGCGGGAAGAAGGCGGACGAGGAGAAGCCGGCGGGGGAGATCGTCCGCATCACCGAGCGGGCCAACACGCGTCTGGTGGGCACCCTCGAGTACGCCCGTGGGTACGCGATCCTGCGGCCCGACAGCCCGCGCCTCAAGGAACGCATCCTGTTGACGCCGGACAGCGTGGGGCGCCTGGATGCGGGCATGCGCATCGTGGTGCGCCTCATTTGGCCGGAGGAGAGCGGGGAGCGCGATCCGTTCGGCGAGGTCGTCGAGGTGCTCGGGGAGCAGGACGACCCCGAGGTCGAGACGCGCGCCGTGATCGTCAACTACGACCTCAAGGACGCCTACGACGAAGCGACGTTGGCGGAGGCGGCGGCGGTCCCGGATGTCGTGACGGGCGACATGATGGAGGGCCGCACCGACCTGCGGTCGGTGCCGACCTTCACGATCGACGGCGCCGACGCGAAGGATTTCGACGACGCGCTCAGCGTCGAGCGGCTGCCGGACACGAAGGGCGGCAAGGCCGGCAACCGCGGGTTGGTGCGGGTCGGGGTGCACATTGCGGACGTCTCCTACTACGTCGCGGAGGGCACCAGCCTCGATCGCGAAGCGATGGAGCGTGCCACGACCGCCTACCTGCCCGGCAAGGTCCTACCGATGCTGCCCGAGGAGCTCAGCAACGGCATCTGCAGCCTCGTCGAGGGCGAACCGCGCTTGGCGTTGTCGGTCCTGGTCGACCTCACGCGCGACGGCGAGGTGAAGGCGGTCAAGTTCAAGGAGACCGTCATCGAGTCGGACGCGCGCCTCACGTACGACCAGGTGCAGGCGTTCGCCGACGGCGACCGCCTCCCGCAGGGCAAACGCAAGCTCGAGCGGGACGTGAAGGTGCTGTTGAGCCTGTCCTCGAAGTTGCGCGAGGCGCGGCTCGGGGCGGGCGCGCTCGATTTCGACTTCACCGAAGCGAAGGTGGACGTCGGCGACGACGGCGAGATGGAGCTCCGCCCCATCCGCAGCAACGCCGCGCGGAACCTCGTCGAGGAGCTGATGCTGCTCGCGAACCGGATGGTGGCGACGGAGCTGGAGAAGAAGGACGTGCCGGCCCTCTACCGCGTGCACGAGGACCCCAGCGAAGCGAAGATCGACGCCCTGCAGAAGGCGCTGGCGCGCCTCGGGTACGAACTCGACGTGCAGGCGGCGACCCCGAAGGACCTGCAGGCGATCCTGAAGGCGGCGGCCGGCAAACCGGAATCGCAGTTGGTGAACACGTTGTTGCTGCGCAGCCTCAAGCAGGCGCGCTACGCCGCGGAGAACCTGGGGCACTTCGGGCTGGCGTTCGAGAACTACCTGCACTTCACGAGCCCCATCCGTCGCTACCCCGACCTCGTCGTGCACCGCGCGGTGCGCGCGCTGCTCCAGCATCGCCTCAGCCCGACCCTGAAGGAGCGGATGAAGAGCGACTTCCCGGACCTCGCGACGCACACGAGCGAACGCGAACGCCAGGCGGAGAAGGCGGAACGCGACCTGGCGAAGTACTACCACGCCCGGTGGGCCCGCGAGCACCTGGGGGAGAGCTTCTCCGCGACGATCAACGGCGTCACCGGGTTCGGCCTGTTCGTCAGCCTCCCGAACGGCGTCGAGGGGCTCCTGCACGTCTCGCATCTCGGGGACGACTACTACGTCTTCCTCGAGGACTCCCTGACGCTCCTGGGGAAGTCGTCGAAGAAGAAGTACCGCATGGGGGACCGGATCGACGTCACGATCTACCAGGCGAACCCCACCGCCCGGCAGATCGACCTGATCCCCAAGGGCGCCGACATGCCCGAAGCGTCGAGCGACGAGGTCGTCAAGCGCAGCAAGGCCCCCAAGACCGTGAAGACGCCGATCGGGGGGGCGGAGGACGCCCCGAACCTCGCGCGGGACGAGGGCCGTCCGGCGGCGAAGGCGAAGAACGGCAAGGCCGGCGCCGCGTCGGCCGGCGGGGCCCGGAAGAAGGGGACGAAGGCGGCCGGTGCCTCGAAGGCGTCCGACGCGGGCAAGACCCAGGACGTGGACGCCACGAAGGCCGCGGCGACGGGCCGCACGAAGGGGGCGGCGAAGGGCGCACCGCGCGACGAAGCGGCGGCCGCACCGGCCGCCGCCGCGCGCCCGAAGCGCCGCCGCCGGTTGGTGTTCGGACGCAAGGACGTCTGGGGGTCCTGA
- a CDS encoding RNA-binding S4 domain-containing protein, with product MTRPHDDGDREAPPGAPPSDTLPLSAALQLAGFAETGGQAKRMIQAGDVRVNGEVETRRKRRLVPGDAIEVGHEAFVLELEDAPDDEVPTDGPAPTGDPT from the coding sequence ATGACGCGCCCCCACGACGACGGCGACCGCGAAGCCCCACCCGGCGCGCCGCCGTCGGACACCCTGCCGTTGAGCGCGGCCCTGCAACTCGCCGGCTTCGCGGAGACCGGCGGCCAAGCGAAACGGATGATCCAAGCGGGCGACGTCCGCGTCAACGGTGAGGTGGAGACGCGCCGCAAGCGGCGGCTCGTGCCCGGGGACGCGATCGAGGTCGGGCACGAAGCGTTCGTCCTCGAGCTCGAGGACGCCCCCGACGACGAGGTCCCGACCGACGGCCCCGCCCCGACCGGCGACCCCACGTAA
- the cutA gene encoding divalent-cation tolerance protein CutA codes for MTDVRSVYVTIDTPENAATLARALVERGLIACANVLPPMRSFFAWDGEVRDEPEVAMILKTREARLDELVEAVETLHPYDVPCVVAWPVDAGAEAYLAWVRDETA; via the coding sequence ATGACCGACGTGCGCAGCGTGTACGTGACGATCGACACCCCCGAGAACGCCGCCACCCTCGCGCGGGCCCTCGTGGAGCGTGGGCTGATCGCCTGCGCCAACGTCCTCCCCCCCATGCGGTCGTTCTTCGCGTGGGACGGCGAGGTACGGGACGAACCCGAAGTCGCGATGATCCTCAAGACGCGCGAAGCCCGCCTCGACGAACTCGTCGAAGCCGTCGAGACGCTCCACCCGTACGACGTCCCGTGCGTCGTCGCGTGGCCCGTCGACGCCGGAGCGGAGGCGTACCTCGCGTGGGTCCGGGACGAGACCGCCTGA
- the carB gene encoding carbamoyl-phosphate synthase large subunit translates to MPKRDDLHTILILGSGPIQIGQAAEFDYSGTQACKALRAAGYRVVLVNSNPATIMTDPDVADRTYVEPLDPAHVEAILEAERPDALLPTLGGQTALNLAKTLWETGVLERHGVELIGANYDAIHKGEDRRAFQEAMARIGIDTPAGRMVSTLDEALAFAAEIGYPAIIRPSYTLGGSGGGVAHDEAAFRRIVRQGLHDSPVHTVLVEESVLGWKEYELEVMRDHNDTVVIICSIENLDPMGVHTGDSLTVAPAQTLSDKEYQTLRDHSIAIIREIGVDTGGSNIQFAVDPATGRVIVIEMNPRVSRSSALASKATGYPIAKIAALLAVGYHLDELPNDITAETKAAFEPSIDYVVTKIPRFAFEKFPGAATDLGTQMRSVGEVMAIGRTFKESLQKALRSLELDVRSALEDATDAEVEARLVPGPTRILALLEALRRGRTPHQLHERTAVDPWFLGQLAEIVEAEAELACLAAPTAWPLETWREVKRFGFSDAHVARLTGSDEAAIRAARIAAGSAPVFKTVDTCAAEFEAYTPYHYAAYELEDEVAPSDKPKVVILGSGPNRIGQGVEFDYATVHAVWALKEVGFETIMINSNPETVSTDYDTADRLYFEPLTFEDVMNVVDREAPEGVIVQLGGQTPLKLAGQLEAAGVPIWGTPAAAIDRAEDRDGFLALCREVGVANPDGGVATTPDAARALANRVGYPVMVRPSYVLGGRAMQIVRSDSELAAYLDDVYAQLEGTPSILVDAFLEGATELDVDALSDGDTTVVAGLMEHVESAGVHSGDSACIVPPIGLDDAVLDAVRDAAVRLTDAIGVRGLINLQFVVKDGDVYVIEANPRASRTVPYLSKAIGHPLAKYAALISAGRTLRELGFTSTPTPPLYAVKEVVLPFHKFVGVAPILGPEMRSTGESMGLDADPWRAYEKAQRGAGQVLPQAGRVQLVGNGLDEVGAALETLGFDVTRGPLDPGDDVATDLLIDVTGGPDLRRALEAGVPYVSTREAARWTVEAIRATRDAPLRVAALQDLGAA, encoded by the coding sequence ATGCCGAAGCGCGACGACCTTCACACCATCCTGATCCTGGGCAGCGGACCGATCCAAATCGGTCAGGCGGCGGAGTTCGACTACTCCGGGACGCAGGCCTGCAAGGCGCTGCGCGCCGCCGGCTACCGCGTCGTGCTCGTGAACAGCAACCCCGCGACGATCATGACCGACCCCGACGTCGCCGACCGGACGTACGTCGAGCCGCTCGACCCGGCGCACGTCGAAGCGATCCTCGAAGCGGAACGCCCCGACGCGCTCCTCCCGACGCTCGGCGGACAGACGGCGCTCAACCTCGCCAAGACCCTGTGGGAGACCGGCGTCCTGGAACGCCACGGGGTGGAGTTGATCGGCGCGAACTACGACGCGATCCACAAGGGCGAGGACCGCCGCGCCTTCCAGGAGGCGATGGCGCGCATCGGCATCGACACCCCCGCCGGGCGGATGGTGTCGACGCTCGACGAGGCGCTCGCGTTCGCCGCCGAGATCGGCTACCCCGCCATCATCCGCCCCTCCTACACGCTCGGGGGGAGCGGGGGCGGCGTCGCGCACGACGAGGCGGCGTTCCGCCGCATCGTGCGGCAGGGCCTGCACGACAGCCCCGTCCACACGGTCCTCGTCGAGGAGTCGGTCCTGGGGTGGAAGGAGTACGAGCTCGAGGTGATGCGCGACCACAACGACACGGTCGTCATCATCTGCAGCATCGAGAACCTCGACCCGATGGGGGTCCACACCGGCGACAGCCTCACCGTCGCGCCCGCCCAAACGCTGTCGGACAAGGAGTACCAGACGCTGCGCGACCACAGCATCGCGATCATTCGCGAGATCGGCGTCGATACCGGCGGCTCCAACATCCAGTTCGCCGTGGACCCCGCCACCGGCCGCGTCATCGTCATCGAGATGAACCCCCGCGTCTCGCGGTCGTCGGCGTTGGCGTCGAAGGCGACCGGCTACCCGATCGCGAAGATCGCGGCGCTGCTGGCGGTCGGCTACCACCTCGACGAACTCCCGAACGACATCACCGCGGAAACGAAGGCGGCGTTCGAGCCGTCGATCGACTACGTCGTGACGAAGATCCCCCGCTTCGCGTTCGAGAAGTTCCCGGGCGCCGCGACCGACCTGGGGACGCAGATGCGCAGCGTGGGCGAGGTCATGGCGATCGGGCGGACGTTCAAGGAGAGCCTCCAGAAGGCGCTCCGCTCGCTGGAGCTCGACGTGCGCTCGGCGCTGGAGGACGCCACCGACGCCGAGGTCGAGGCGCGGCTGGTGCCCGGCCCGACCCGCATCCTGGCGTTGCTCGAGGCGTTGCGGCGGGGCCGCACGCCGCACCAACTCCACGAGCGCACCGCGGTCGACCCGTGGTTCCTCGGGCAGCTCGCGGAGATCGTCGAAGCGGAAGCGGAACTCGCCTGCCTCGCCGCACCCACCGCGTGGCCGCTCGAGACGTGGCGGGAGGTCAAACGCTTCGGCTTCTCCGACGCGCACGTCGCGCGCCTCACCGGAAGCGACGAGGCCGCGATCCGCGCCGCGCGAATCGCGGCCGGAAGCGCGCCGGTCTTCAAGACGGTGGATACCTGCGCCGCGGAGTTCGAGGCGTACACGCCGTACCACTACGCCGCCTACGAACTCGAGGACGAGGTCGCGCCGTCCGACAAACCCAAGGTCGTGATCCTGGGCTCCGGCCCGAACCGCATCGGGCAGGGCGTGGAATTCGATTACGCCACCGTGCACGCCGTGTGGGCGCTTAAGGAGGTGGGCTTCGAGACGATCATGATCAACTCGAACCCGGAGACCGTCTCCACCGACTACGACACCGCCGACCGGCTGTACTTCGAACCGTTGACGTTCGAGGACGTCATGAACGTCGTCGACCGCGAGGCGCCCGAGGGTGTGATCGTGCAGTTGGGGGGCCAGACCCCCCTGAAGCTCGCCGGCCAACTCGAGGCGGCCGGCGTCCCGATCTGGGGGACGCCGGCCGCGGCGATCGACCGCGCGGAGGACCGCGACGGCTTCCTGGCGCTCTGCCGCGAGGTCGGGGTCGCCAACCCCGACGGTGGCGTGGCGACGACCCCCGACGCCGCCCGCGCCCTCGCGAACCGCGTGGGGTACCCGGTCATGGTGCGCCCCAGCTACGTGCTCGGGGGCCGCGCGATGCAGATCGTGCGTAGCGATTCGGAGCTCGCTGCGTACCTGGACGACGTCTACGCCCAGCTCGAGGGCACCCCCAGCATCCTCGTCGACGCCTTCCTCGAGGGGGCCACGGAGCTCGACGTCGACGCCCTCTCCGACGGCGACACGACGGTCGTGGCCGGCCTCATGGAGCACGTCGAGAGCGCCGGCGTGCACTCCGGCGACTCCGCCTGCATCGTGCCCCCCATCGGGCTCGACGACGCGGTCCTGGACGCCGTGCGCGACGCCGCGGTGCGGCTGACCGACGCGATCGGCGTGCGGGGCCTCATCAACCTGCAGTTCGTGGTGAAGGACGGCGACGTCTACGTCATCGAAGCGAACCCGCGCGCCAGCCGCACGGTGCCGTACCTCTCGAAGGCGATCGGGCACCCCCTCGCGAAGTACGCCGCGCTGATCTCCGCCGGGCGGACCCTTCGCGAGCTGGGCTTCACGTCGACCCCGACCCCGCCGCTCTACGCGGTGAAGGAGGTCGTGCTGCCGTTCCACAAGTTCGTCGGGGTCGCGCCGATCCTCGGGCCCGAAATGCGCTCGACCGGGGAAAGCATGGGGCTCGATGCGGACCCGTGGCGGGCCTACGAAAAAGCGCAACGTGGCGCCGGCCAGGTCCTCCCGCAGGCCGGCCGGGTGCAGCTGGTCGGCAACGGCCTGGACGAGGTCGGAGCCGCCCTCGAGACGCTCGGGTTCGACGTGACGCGCGGCCCGCTCGACCCGGGCGACGACGTTGCGACCGACCTGCTGATCGACGTCACGGGCGGGCCCGACCTGCGGCGCGCCCTCGAGGCGGGCGTCCCCTACGTCTCGACGCGGGAGGCGGCCCGCTGGACGGTCGAGGCGATCCGTGCGACGCGCGACGCGCCGCTACGCGTCGCCGCCCTCCAGGATCTCGGCGCGGCCTGA
- a CDS encoding thioredoxin domain-containing protein, which yields MFDPARTNAAHTNAARTKPVALEAAPALRTPRHVLRVAVAALLGVAAALASLPAAAQAIGDDAEAFLAAADASAAGDAWVAGDLDLRIDRAGSLLRAVEVEGAFDADGVARAAELFAVASGYGDAIREPIASYLNENLPGLAGQGPVGVGVVDLGMEVDVAFGASLDAPSGTLRLSRPQVPSDAFGTPVATLGNADAPVTVRVFSDFQCPFCQRYAQQVMPMLEDGVLADGDVNFAFHHFPLNSIHPNATPAAAAAQCVRDLYGDAFWPYHDAIFERLDAWAQLGEPEPYFVDLTTEVPAVVEAAGGASDAEQAVAACLDEGDATQVVRDATDRAVNLGLQGTPSVFVGGYRLNDVASVEGYDRLVRLATAVAEVREEDAAR from the coding sequence ATGTTCGATCCCGCCCGCACGAACGCCGCCCATACGAACGCCGCCCGCACGAAGCCCGTCGCCCTGGAGGCGGCCCCCGCCCTCCGGACGCCGCGTCACGTCCTCCGCGTCGCGGTCGCGGCGTTGCTCGGCGTCGCCGCCGCGCTGGCGTCGCTGCCCGCCGCCGCGCAGGCGATCGGCGACGACGCCGAGGCCTTCCTCGCCGCCGCCGACGCCTCCGCGGCGGGCGACGCGTGGGTCGCCGGCGACCTGGACCTGCGCATCGACCGCGCCGGGTCGTTGCTTCGGGCGGTGGAGGTGGAGGGCGCCTTCGACGCCGACGGCGTCGCCCGCGCCGCGGAGCTGTTCGCCGTGGCGAGCGGGTACGGCGACGCGATCCGCGAGCCGATCGCGTCGTACCTGAACGAGAACCTGCCCGGCCTCGCCGGGCAGGGCCCGGTCGGGGTCGGCGTCGTCGACCTCGGCATGGAGGTCGACGTGGCGTTCGGGGCGAGCCTGGACGCGCCCAGCGGCACGCTACGGTTGTCGCGTCCGCAGGTGCCGAGCGACGCGTTCGGGACGCCGGTCGCGACGCTCGGCAACGCCGACGCGCCGGTCACGGTGCGGGTGTTCAGCGACTTTCAGTGCCCGTTCTGCCAGCGCTACGCGCAGCAGGTGATGCCGATGCTCGAGGACGGCGTGCTGGCGGACGGCGACGTGAACTTCGCGTTCCATCACTTCCCGCTGAACTCGATCCACCCGAACGCCACGCCCGCCGCCGCCGCCGCGCAGTGCGTCCGCGACCTGTACGGCGACGCCTTCTGGCCGTACCACGACGCGATCTTCGAGCGGCTGGACGCCTGGGCGCAGCTCGGGGAGCCCGAGCCGTACTTCGTCGACCTGACGACCGAGGTGCCGGCCGTGGTCGAGGCGGCGGGAGGCGCGTCCGACGCGGAGCAGGCGGTCGCGGCGTGCTTGGACGAAGGCGACGCGACGCAGGTCGTGCGCGACGCCACCGACCGCGCCGTGAACCTGGGTCTGCAGGGCACGCCGTCGGTGTTCGTGGGCGGGTACCGCCTGAACGACGTCGCTTCGGTCGAGGGGTACGACCGGCTCGTGCGGCTGGCGACGGCGGTGGCGGAGGTGCGCGAGGAGGACGCCGCGCGCTAG
- a CDS encoding Crp/Fnr family transcriptional regulator, with protein sequence MSEYPSLVWHLKNTALFEDLSEADLSRLAEITPYRSYAAGDVIYRMEDPADALYFVREGMVKVSVYFPNGKEMILGVLGQYDVFGELLLLPSERRPNQAEALRDTRLIVMPESDFQTLLREQPDIALKFIQVMSTRLWQAQQWQAEVGAFEAPQRLANLLARLAHEFGVEVERGVEIDLGLTQQDLAKMIGATRETVSHGLTRLLEVGAVRRRRTPIVVDREVLDAYLASGDD encoded by the coding sequence ATGAGCGAGTACCCGAGCCTCGTCTGGCACCTCAAGAACACCGCGTTGTTCGAGGACCTGTCGGAGGCGGACCTGAGCCGCTTGGCGGAGATCACGCCGTACCGTTCGTACGCCGCGGGCGACGTGATCTACCGCATGGAGGACCCCGCCGACGCGCTGTACTTCGTGCGCGAAGGCATGGTGAAGGTGTCGGTGTACTTCCCGAACGGCAAGGAGATGATCCTGGGGGTGTTGGGGCAGTACGACGTCTTCGGGGAGTTGTTGTTGCTGCCGAGCGAGCGGCGCCCGAACCAGGCGGAGGCGTTGCGCGACACGCGCCTCATCGTGATGCCGGAGAGCGACTTCCAGACGCTGTTGCGTGAGCAGCCGGACATCGCGCTGAAGTTCATCCAGGTGATGTCGACGCGCCTGTGGCAGGCGCAGCAGTGGCAGGCGGAGGTCGGGGCGTTCGAGGCGCCCCAACGCCTCGCGAACCTGCTGGCGCGCCTCGCGCACGAGTTCGGCGTGGAGGTGGAGCGCGGCGTCGAGATCGACCTGGGGCTCACCCAGCAGGACCTGGCGAAGATGATCGGGGCGACCCGCGAGACCGTCTCGCACGGCCTGACGCGCCTGCTGGAGGTGGGGGCGGTGCGGCGCCGGCGCACCCCCATCGTCGTCGACCGCGAGGTGCTCGACGCGTACCTCGCGTCGGGCGACGACTGA